The following proteins come from a genomic window of Streptomyces sp. Sge12:
- a CDS encoding serine protease, producing the protein MKRTLAVGAVALAAVSLQPGTASAGPAPVVGGTRAAQGEFPFMVRLSMGCGGALYTQQIVLTAAHCVNGSGNNTSITATAGVVDLNSSSAIKVKSTKVLQAPGYNGTGKDWALIKLAKPINLPTLKIADTKAYDNGTFTVAGWGATREGGGQQRYLMKATVPFVSDATCKAAYGSSLVPSEEICAGLPQGGVDTCQGDSGGPMFRRDNNNAWIQVGIVSWGEGCARPNYPGVYTEVSTFAAAIKSAAATL; encoded by the coding sequence ATGAAGCGCACCCTCGCCGTCGGCGCCGTCGCCCTCGCCGCCGTCAGCCTCCAGCCCGGCACCGCCAGCGCCGGCCCCGCACCCGTCGTAGGCGGCACCCGCGCCGCGCAGGGCGAGTTCCCCTTCATGGTGCGCCTCTCCATGGGCTGCGGCGGCGCCCTCTACACCCAGCAGATCGTCCTCACCGCCGCCCACTGTGTGAACGGCTCCGGCAACAACACCTCCATCACCGCCACCGCCGGAGTCGTCGACCTCAACAGCTCCAGCGCCATCAAGGTCAAGTCCACCAAGGTCCTCCAGGCCCCCGGCTACAACGGCACCGGCAAGGACTGGGCCCTGATCAAGCTGGCCAAGCCCATCAACCTGCCCACCCTCAAGATCGCCGACACCAAGGCCTACGACAACGGCACCTTCACCGTCGCCGGCTGGGGCGCCACCCGCGAGGGCGGCGGCCAGCAGCGCTACCTGATGAAGGCCACCGTCCCGTTCGTCTCCGACGCCACCTGCAAGGCCGCCTACGGCAGCTCCCTCGTCCCCAGCGAGGAAATCTGCGCCGGCCTGCCCCAGGGCGGCGTCGACACCTGCCAGGGCGACTCCGGCGGCCCCATGTTCCGCCGCGACAACAACAACGCCTGGATCCAGGTCGGCATAGTCAGCTGGGGCGAGGGCTGCGCCCGGCCCAACTACCCCGGCGTCTACACCGAGGTCTCGACCTTCGCCGCCGCGATCAAGAGCGCCGCGGCAACCCTGTAG
- a CDS encoding response regulator, whose amino-acid sequence MAIRVVIADDQDMVRTGFRMILESQPDIEVVADVVDGEEALAAVAAHRPDVLLLDIRMPRLDGLEVTRRLSGTPDAPHIVIVTTFDLDEYVHAALHGGASGFLLKDASPAMLVEAVRAAAVGDSLVSPAITVRLLREMAPRTPAAGARSPTEPLTERERDVVRCLARGLTNAEIAGELFVSLSTVKTHLANVQAKLDARNRVEIAAWAWESGLAATST is encoded by the coding sequence ATGGCGATCCGAGTGGTCATCGCGGACGACCAGGACATGGTCAGGACCGGCTTCCGCATGATCCTCGAGAGCCAGCCGGACATCGAGGTCGTCGCCGACGTCGTCGACGGCGAAGAAGCCCTCGCCGCCGTCGCCGCACACCGTCCCGACGTCCTGCTCCTCGACATCCGCATGCCGAGGCTCGACGGCCTCGAAGTCACCCGCCGGCTGTCCGGCACCCCCGACGCACCGCACATCGTCATCGTCACCACCTTCGACCTCGACGAGTACGTCCACGCGGCGCTCCACGGCGGAGCGTCCGGCTTCCTCCTGAAAGACGCCAGCCCGGCCATGCTGGTTGAAGCGGTACGGGCGGCAGCCGTCGGCGACTCCCTCGTCTCGCCGGCGATCACGGTGCGGCTGCTGCGCGAAATGGCCCCCCGCACCCCGGCCGCCGGGGCCCGCAGCCCGACGGAGCCCCTGACCGAGCGGGAACGCGACGTCGTACGCTGCCTCGCGCGCGGCCTGACCAATGCGGAGATCGCCGGGGAACTCTTCGTCTCCCTGTCCACCGTCAAGACCCACCTGGCCAACGTCCAGGCCAAACTCGACGCCCGCAACCGCGTCGAAATCGCCGCCTGGGCCTGGGAAAGCGGCCTGGCCGCCACATCGACGTGA
- a CDS encoding sensor histidine kinase, which yields MSPLSGWSRSHPRLATRLRLSLSLVLLALVTFEGVVLARQPSVPHAAVWVSGILVCLSAAPWHSIPLLTRARFAAVVTWTTTLLLIFSHHPRVVWGGGEALALLVLLSQVLLRAPARTAAVLGPILAVGCMAVPARDAAPGRFTLLFSVLAVVVAAYSLVLRQQAAERVRDLRAVRTAERLDLARELHDLVAHHVTGIVVEARAARFTKVSAEHAAEIFGRIENAGDEALGSMRRLVKILREGEGGDQGSAAATHPVAGLADIRGLTERFSATGPPVALSIETGLEDRLPAHVAATAHRIVLEALTNIGKHAATATAVRVTLHTVPAGLEVRIADDGGDPATLSENARGGGYGLAGMAERAEALGGFLTAGPTPGGGWLVTATLPL from the coding sequence ATGAGCCCCCTGTCCGGCTGGTCCCGCAGCCACCCCCGCCTCGCCACCCGGCTGCGCCTCTCCCTCTCCCTCGTCCTGCTCGCCCTCGTCACCTTCGAGGGCGTGGTCCTGGCCCGCCAGCCCAGCGTCCCCCACGCCGCCGTCTGGGTGTCCGGCATCCTCGTCTGCCTCAGCGCCGCGCCCTGGCACAGCATCCCCCTGCTCACCCGCGCCCGGTTCGCCGCCGTCGTCACCTGGACCACCACCCTCCTCCTGATCTTCAGCCATCACCCCCGCGTCGTCTGGGGCGGCGGCGAGGCCCTCGCCCTCCTCGTCCTGCTCTCGCAGGTCCTGCTCCGCGCCCCCGCCCGCACCGCCGCCGTCCTCGGCCCGATCCTCGCCGTCGGCTGCATGGCCGTACCCGCCCGGGACGCCGCGCCGGGCCGGTTCACCCTGCTCTTCTCCGTGCTCGCCGTCGTCGTCGCCGCGTACTCGCTCGTACTGAGGCAACAGGCCGCCGAGCGCGTACGGGACCTGCGCGCCGTACGCACCGCCGAACGCCTGGACCTGGCCCGCGAGCTCCACGACCTCGTCGCCCACCACGTCACCGGGATCGTCGTCGAGGCCCGGGCCGCCCGCTTCACCAAGGTCTCCGCCGAACACGCCGCCGAGATCTTCGGGCGGATCGAGAACGCCGGGGACGAGGCCCTCGGCTCCATGCGCCGCCTCGTCAAGATCCTCCGCGAGGGCGAGGGCGGGGACCAGGGCAGCGCGGCCGCCACCCACCCCGTCGCCGGCCTCGCCGACATCCGCGGGCTCACCGAACGCTTCTCCGCGACCGGGCCGCCCGTCGCCCTCAGCATCGAGACGGGGCTGGAGGACCGGCTCCCCGCCCATGTCGCAGCCACCGCGCACCGCATCGTCCTCGAAGCCCTCACCAACATCGGCAAGCACGCCGCCACCGCCACCGCCGTCCGGGTCACCCTGCACACCGTCCCCGCGGGCCTGGAGGTCCGTATCGCCGACGACGGCGGCGACCCCGCCACACTCTCCGAGAACGCCCGCGGCGGCGGCTACGGCCTCGCCGGCATGGCCGAGCGTGCCGAGGCCCTCGGCGGTTTCCTCACCGCCGGGCCCACCCCCGGGGGCGGCTGGCTCGTCACCGCCACCCTCCCGCTCTGA
- a CDS encoding winged helix-turn-helix domain-containing protein, with the protein MEERAGAEGGAGGAAKRGGHPRHDLAPLLNAPVRLSVVAALAPLDKAEFGFVRDLVEVSDSVLSKQVAALEEAGWVEVRKGRVGRRPRTWLSLTAEGRTVYQRHLAALRAIALGGP; encoded by the coding sequence GTGGAAGAGCGAGCCGGAGCGGAAGGGGGAGCGGGAGGGGCGGCGAAGCGTGGCGGACATCCGCGGCACGATCTCGCGCCGCTGCTGAACGCGCCCGTACGGCTGTCCGTGGTGGCGGCGCTGGCCCCGCTGGACAAGGCCGAGTTCGGTTTCGTACGGGACCTGGTCGAGGTCTCGGACTCGGTGCTGTCCAAGCAGGTCGCGGCGCTGGAGGAGGCGGGCTGGGTGGAGGTCCGCAAGGGCCGGGTGGGGCGGAGGCCCCGCACCTGGCTCTCGCTGACCGCCGAGGGGCGCACGGTCTACCAGCGGCACCTGGCCGCCCTGCGGGCCATCGCGCTGGGCGGCCCGTAG
- a CDS encoding chorismate mutase: MNISDLDNGTGTGPGAGAAKDAAGIDESVTAELARLRDSIDNIDAAVVHMLAERFKCTQQVGHLKARHQLPPADPSREASQIARLRQLAENAKLDPAFAEKLLNFIIAEVIRHHETIAAGEE, encoded by the coding sequence ATGAACATCAGCGACCTCGACAACGGCACCGGCACGGGCCCCGGCGCGGGAGCGGCCAAGGACGCCGCAGGCATCGACGAGAGCGTCACCGCCGAACTCGCCCGCCTGCGCGACAGCATCGACAACATCGACGCAGCCGTCGTCCACATGCTCGCCGAACGCTTCAAGTGCACCCAGCAGGTCGGCCACCTCAAGGCCCGGCACCAGCTGCCCCCCGCCGACCCGAGCCGCGAAGCCAGCCAGATCGCCCGCCTGCGCCAGCTCGCCGAGAACGCCAAACTCGACCCCGCCTTCGCCGAGAAGCTCCTCAACTTCATCATCGCCGAGGTCATCCGCCACCACGAGACGATCGCCGCGGGCGAGGAGTAA
- the pepN gene encoding aminopeptidase N translates to MGPMSALTRTEAQLRAQLIDVQHYAVTLDLTGDEDTFDTTTVIRFTAKAAADTFIELKPVELRSATLDGTALDPAALADDRLPLTGLTEGPHELHLDTRMRYSRTGEGLHRFTDPADGHTYVYSQMFLDDVQRVFPAFDQPDLKAVFEFTVTAPAHWTVLANGITTRTGDAPDGNGAGIWKSAPTPLIPTYLAAVAAGPWHSIRTQHAGLPFGIHCRQSLAPHMDVDADEILSITKDCFDRYQEKFTEPYPFDSYDQAFVPEFNAGAMENPGLVTFRDELIFRSAVTDTERQSRAMVIAHEMAHMWFGDLVTLAWFDDIWLNESFAEYMGYQTLTEATRFTDTWTDFGVTRKPWGYDADQRPSTHPVAPAPEDVPDTASALLNFDGISYAKGASVLRQLVAWLGEKDFLAGINTHFARHKFANATLDDFVDSLAAHTERDVRAWADIWLRSTGIDTLTPRVEESEGRPDSAPGWTLAVDRHGSRPHHIAVGVYDRDPVDGRFLELRELLDLDVPSDEIISVTGPRPALLVLNDVDLTYAKVRLDENSLETVLRGLAGIPDALTRAVVWNALRDMVRDGELDPHDYLETAAAHLPEENDLAIVQGVLTFAHTQIAGRYIAPDGRTAALATLTTIARDLLRRTEDGSEPGMRLTAVRTLVDSATQPDTIAAWLTDDTVPGGPALDPELRWRILGRLAVLGAVGETEIDAALAADTSATGQEGAARCRAALPTPQAKAAAWDRLFHDDSLSNYLFSATAQGFWQPEQTELLAEYVTRYYPEAIALGARRGPAMGEYAGRWAFPAYAIDEANLQAGHACLTDPNILPLLRRKLVDQLDDLARALKIRRSPAGS, encoded by the coding sequence ATGGGCCCCATGTCCGCACTGACGCGCACCGAAGCGCAGCTCCGAGCCCAGCTCATCGACGTCCAGCACTACGCCGTCACCCTCGACCTCACCGGCGACGAAGACACCTTCGACACCACCACCGTCATCCGGTTCACCGCCAAGGCCGCCGCAGACACCTTCATCGAGCTGAAGCCCGTCGAACTGCGCTCCGCCACCCTCGACGGCACCGCCCTCGACCCGGCAGCCCTCGCCGACGACCGCCTCCCCCTCACCGGCCTCACCGAGGGCCCCCACGAGCTGCACCTCGACACCCGCATGCGCTACTCCCGCACCGGCGAGGGCCTCCACCGCTTCACCGACCCCGCGGACGGACACACGTACGTCTACTCCCAGATGTTCCTCGACGACGTCCAGCGGGTCTTCCCGGCCTTCGACCAGCCCGACCTCAAGGCCGTCTTCGAATTCACCGTCACCGCCCCCGCCCACTGGACCGTCCTCGCCAACGGCATCACCACCCGCACCGGCGACGCCCCCGACGGCAACGGCGCCGGCATCTGGAAGTCCGCCCCCACCCCCCTCATCCCCACCTACCTCGCCGCCGTCGCCGCCGGCCCCTGGCACAGCATCCGCACCCAGCACGCCGGACTGCCCTTCGGCATCCACTGCCGCCAGTCCCTCGCCCCCCACATGGACGTCGACGCCGACGAAATCCTCTCCATCACCAAGGACTGCTTCGACCGGTACCAGGAGAAGTTCACCGAGCCCTACCCCTTCGACTCCTACGACCAGGCCTTCGTACCCGAGTTCAACGCCGGCGCCATGGAGAACCCCGGACTCGTCACCTTCCGCGACGAGCTCATCTTCCGCTCCGCCGTCACCGACACCGAACGCCAGTCCCGCGCCATGGTCATCGCCCACGAGATGGCCCACATGTGGTTCGGCGACCTCGTCACCCTCGCCTGGTTCGACGACATCTGGCTCAACGAATCCTTCGCCGAATACATGGGCTACCAGACCCTCACCGAAGCCACCCGCTTCACCGACACCTGGACCGACTTCGGCGTCACCCGCAAACCCTGGGGCTACGACGCCGACCAGCGCCCCTCCACCCACCCCGTCGCCCCCGCCCCCGAAGACGTCCCCGACACCGCCTCCGCCCTCCTCAACTTCGACGGCATCTCCTACGCCAAGGGCGCCTCCGTCCTGCGCCAACTCGTCGCCTGGCTCGGCGAGAAGGACTTCCTGGCCGGCATCAACACCCACTTCGCCCGCCACAAGTTCGCCAACGCCACCCTCGACGACTTCGTCGACTCCCTCGCCGCCCACACCGAACGCGACGTCCGCGCCTGGGCCGACATCTGGCTGCGCAGCACCGGCATCGACACCCTCACCCCCCGCGTCGAGGAGTCCGAAGGCCGCCCCGACAGCGCCCCCGGCTGGACCCTCGCCGTCGACCGCCACGGCAGCCGCCCCCACCACATCGCCGTGGGCGTCTACGACCGCGACCCCGTCGACGGCCGCTTCCTCGAACTGCGCGAACTCCTCGACCTCGACGTCCCCTCCGACGAGATCATCTCCGTGACCGGGCCCCGCCCCGCGCTCCTCGTCCTCAACGACGTCGACCTCACCTACGCCAAGGTCCGGCTCGACGAGAACTCCCTCGAAACGGTCCTGCGCGGCCTGGCCGGCATCCCCGACGCCCTCACCCGCGCCGTCGTCTGGAACGCCCTGCGCGACATGGTCCGCGACGGCGAACTCGACCCCCACGACTACCTGGAGACCGCCGCGGCACACCTGCCCGAGGAGAACGACCTCGCCATCGTCCAGGGCGTCCTCACCTTCGCCCACACCCAGATCGCCGGACGCTACATCGCCCCCGACGGGCGGACCGCCGCCCTCGCCACCCTCACCACCATCGCCCGCGACCTGCTCCGGCGCACCGAGGACGGCTCCGAACCCGGCATGCGGCTCACCGCCGTACGCACCCTCGTCGACAGCGCCACCCAGCCCGACACCATCGCCGCCTGGCTCACCGACGACACCGTCCCCGGCGGCCCCGCACTCGACCCCGAACTGCGCTGGCGCATCCTCGGCCGCCTCGCCGTCCTCGGCGCCGTCGGCGAGACCGAGATCGACGCCGCCCTCGCCGCCGACACCAGCGCCACCGGCCAGGAAGGCGCCGCCCGCTGCCGCGCCGCCCTCCCCACCCCGCAGGCCAAGGCCGCCGCCTGGGACCGCCTCTTCCACGACGACAGCCTGTCCAACTACCTCTTCAGCGCCACCGCCCAGGGCTTCTGGCAGCCCGAACAGACCGAACTGCTAGCCGAATACGTCACCCGCTACTACCCGGAGGCCATCGCCCTCGGCGCCCGCCGCGGCCCGGCCATGGGCGAATACGCGGGCCGCTGGGCGTTCCCCGCGTACGCCATCGACGAAGCCAACCTCCAGGCGGGCCACGCCTGCCTCACCGACCCGAACATCCTCCCCCTCCTGCGCCGCAAACTGGTCGACCAACTCGACGACCTGGCCCGCGCCCTCAAAATCCGCCGATCCCCTGCGGGGAGCTAA
- a CDS encoding pyridoxal phosphate-dependent decarboxylase family protein, with amino-acid sequence MTAPPGTPPPLAGGPHGPEALRPLLDTVLDALTTGAEDRHGPLPAGGPDHVTARVRTALGDTGLLPTHGTGDHEALRTLVHTLAAGAADPAHPLCAAHLHCPPLAVAAAADLAASALNPSLDSWDQAPAASALEALLTRTLAAEFYDTPHADALVTTGGTEANQLAVLLARERHGPTLSVLHGANAHHSVPRAAWLLGLPPATELPTPTGILDPARLAEALATAPGPTLVTATAGTTDAGLIDPIHRIADLCDRYGADLHIDAAYGGLLALSPRHRDKLAGLGRAHSVTIDLHKLGWQPVAAGLLAVPDTTLLTPLAHQADYLNATDDTEAGLPDLLGRSLRTTRRPDALKIATTLRALGRDGLTALIDRTIDTAHHLARLLDAHPGFELHAPPTISTVLFRPTHADDDHLATLRRTLLHEGRAVLGRTHADGRLWLKATLLNPHTTAEDLDSLISLLEGTHR; translated from the coding sequence ATGACCGCGCCGCCCGGCACACCGCCCCCGCTCGCCGGCGGCCCCCACGGCCCCGAAGCTCTGCGCCCCCTCCTCGACACCGTCCTCGACGCCCTCACCACCGGCGCCGAAGACCGCCACGGCCCCCTCCCCGCCGGCGGCCCCGACCACGTCACCGCCCGCGTCCGCACCGCCCTCGGCGACACCGGCCTGCTACCCACCCACGGCACCGGCGACCACGAAGCCCTCCGCACCCTCGTCCACACGCTCGCCGCAGGCGCCGCCGACCCCGCCCACCCCCTCTGCGCGGCCCACCTGCACTGCCCGCCGCTCGCCGTCGCCGCCGCCGCGGACCTCGCCGCCTCCGCCCTGAACCCCTCCCTCGACTCCTGGGACCAGGCCCCGGCCGCCTCCGCCCTGGAAGCCCTTCTCACCCGCACGCTCGCCGCCGAGTTCTACGACACCCCCCACGCCGATGCCCTCGTCACCACCGGCGGCACCGAAGCCAACCAACTCGCCGTACTCCTGGCCCGCGAGCGCCACGGCCCCACCCTCTCCGTCCTCCACGGAGCCAACGCCCACCATTCCGTCCCCCGCGCCGCCTGGCTCCTCGGCCTCCCCCCGGCCACCGAACTCCCCACCCCCACCGGCATCCTCGACCCGGCCCGCCTCGCGGAAGCCCTCGCCACCGCCCCCGGCCCCACCCTGGTCACCGCCACCGCCGGCACCACCGACGCTGGCCTCATCGACCCGATCCACCGCATCGCGGACCTCTGCGACCGCTATGGCGCCGACCTCCACATCGACGCCGCCTACGGCGGCCTCCTCGCCCTCAGCCCCCGCCACCGCGACAAACTCGCCGGTCTCGGCCGCGCCCACTCCGTCACCATCGACCTGCACAAACTCGGCTGGCAGCCCGTCGCCGCGGGCCTCCTCGCCGTCCCCGACACCACCCTCCTCACCCCCCTCGCCCACCAGGCCGACTACCTCAACGCCACCGACGACACCGAAGCCGGCCTGCCCGACCTCCTCGGCCGATCCCTGCGCACCACCCGCCGCCCCGACGCCCTCAAAATCGCCACCACCCTCCGCGCCCTCGGCCGCGACGGCCTCACCGCACTGATCGACCGCACCATCGACACCGCACACCACCTCGCCCGGCTCCTCGACGCCCACCCCGGCTTCGAACTCCACGCACCCCCCACCATCAGCACCGTCCTCTTCCGGCCCACCCACGCCGACGACGACCACCTCGCCACCCTGCGCCGCACCCTCCTGCACGAAGGCCGCGCCGTCCTCGGCCGCACCCACGCCGACGGCCGCCTGTGGCTCAAAGCCACCCTGCTCAACCCGCACACCACAGCGGAGGACCTGGACTCCCTCATCTCCCTCCTGGAAGGCACCCACCGATGA
- a CDS encoding lysine N(6)-hydroxylase/L-ornithine N(5)-oxygenase family protein, which produces MTAQLDTPHDLVGIGIGPFNLSLAALAHGLPRQGAGELATAFYDQRRDFRWHPGLLIEGATLQVPFLADLVTLADPASPWSFLSYLKHKERLFPFYFAEQFHIHRAEYDAYCRWVAGRLPGLHFGHQVDAVRWNPERDLFEVDFTQLDATGEAEALGRTYTRNLALGIGTAPYVPEPLRPLAEAPTVPVIHSADYLDNRQRILGAAHVTVIGAGQSGAEVFLDLLRSRPAGHERLTWLARTPSFAPMEYSKLGLEHFTPDYTRYFHSLPEPVRDRLVPAQWQLHKGIDADTIAAIHQELYRRTLHGGWPDTVLTPGVTVRTAGRVATTKVELHLEHIDQGTRSRLTTDAVVLATGYRERPLGSLLAGLDPYLRKDSSGRPRIDDRYRMLLDPTVSGSIFVQNGERHTHGVGAPDLGLAAWRSAAILNTLTGKEPYPQPDRTAFTTFGLEQREHTRPRPAGELRPLVDHP; this is translated from the coding sequence ATGACCGCCCAGCTCGACACCCCCCACGACCTCGTCGGAATCGGGATCGGCCCCTTCAACCTGTCCCTCGCAGCCCTCGCCCACGGACTGCCCCGACAAGGAGCCGGCGAACTCGCCACCGCCTTCTACGACCAGCGCCGCGACTTCCGCTGGCACCCCGGCCTCCTCATCGAAGGAGCCACCCTCCAGGTCCCCTTCCTCGCCGACCTCGTCACCCTCGCCGACCCGGCCAGCCCCTGGAGCTTCCTCAGCTACCTCAAGCACAAGGAACGGCTCTTCCCCTTCTACTTCGCCGAGCAGTTCCACATCCACCGCGCCGAGTACGACGCCTACTGCCGCTGGGTCGCCGGCCGCCTCCCCGGCCTCCACTTCGGCCACCAGGTCGACGCCGTCCGCTGGAACCCCGAACGCGACCTCTTCGAAGTCGACTTCACCCAACTCGACGCCACCGGCGAAGCCGAAGCCCTCGGCCGCACCTACACCCGCAACCTCGCCCTCGGCATCGGCACCGCCCCCTACGTCCCCGAACCCCTGCGCCCCCTCGCCGAAGCCCCCACCGTCCCCGTCATCCACTCCGCCGACTACCTCGACAACCGGCAGCGCATCCTCGGCGCCGCCCACGTCACCGTCATCGGAGCAGGCCAGTCCGGCGCCGAAGTCTTCCTCGACCTCCTCCGCTCCCGCCCCGCCGGCCACGAACGCCTCACCTGGCTCGCCCGCACCCCCTCCTTCGCCCCCATGGAGTACTCCAAGCTCGGCCTCGAACACTTCACCCCCGACTACACCCGCTACTTCCACTCCCTCCCCGAACCCGTACGCGACCGCCTCGTCCCCGCCCAATGGCAACTCCACAAGGGCATCGACGCCGACACCATCGCCGCCATCCACCAAGAGCTCTACCGCCGCACCCTCCACGGAGGCTGGCCCGACACCGTCCTCACCCCCGGAGTCACCGTCCGCACCGCCGGCCGCGTCGCCACCACCAAGGTCGAACTCCACCTCGAACACATCGACCAGGGCACCCGCTCCCGCCTCACCACCGACGCCGTCGTCCTCGCCACCGGCTACCGCGAACGCCCCCTCGGCAGCCTCCTCGCAGGCCTCGACCCCTACCTGCGCAAGGACTCCTCCGGCCGCCCCCGCATCGACGACCGCTACCGGATGCTCCTCGACCCCACCGTCAGCGGCAGCATCTTCGTCCAGAACGGCGAACGCCACACCCACGGCGTCGGCGCCCCCGACCTCGGCCTCGCCGCCTGGCGCAGCGCCGCCATCCTCAACACCCTCACCGGCAAAGAGCCCTACCCCCAGCCCGACCGCACCGCCTTCACCACCTTCGGCCTCGAACAGCGCGAACACACCCGCCCCCGCCCGGCCGGCGAACTCCGCCCCCTCGTCGACCACCCCTGA
- a CDS encoding bifunctional metallophosphatase/5'-nucleotidase, whose amino-acid sequence MAFDRRTFLGTTAATGAAVALAGATSTPAAAAVQDAKGSGPRTYAFTVMGTTDLHGNVFNWDYFTDKEFDDKAHNDVGLAKISTLVNQVRAEKGRRNTLLIDAGDTIQGTQLSYYYAKVDPITARRGPVHPMAQAMNAIGYDAAALGNHEFNYGIPVLRKFEEQCDFPLLGANALDAKTLRPAFAPYSMHKLRTPCGRDVKVAVLGLTNPGIAIWDKANVQGKMTFPGLEEQAAKYVPKLRSMGADVVIVSAHSGSSGTSSYGDQLPYIENAAALVAEQVPGIDAILVGHAHTEIPEYRVKNAATGKEVVLSEPLKWGQRLTLFDFELTWVKGRWSVAKVSAKVLNSNTVAEDQKITRLLSDEHRKVVAYVNQVIGTSTQAMSSAEGAFKDVAIIDLINHVQAETVKGALAGSEWAALPVLSQASCFSRTAAIPAGQVTIRDAAGLYPFENTMEARLLTGAQVKDYLEYSARYFVRTAPGDVVDPAKLTNSEGIPDYNYDAVYGLAYDIDIAQPVGSRIVGLSFQGKPVDPAAQFVLAVNNYRASGGGNFPHVPQAKQVWANSDEIRNTIIQWVKAKGTIDPVQFASVDWRLTRGGAPVF is encoded by the coding sequence ATGGCGTTCGACCGTAGGACTTTTCTGGGTACGACGGCTGCGACGGGTGCGGCTGTGGCGTTGGCGGGGGCCACGAGCACCCCGGCCGCCGCGGCCGTGCAGGATGCGAAGGGGTCCGGGCCCCGGACGTACGCGTTCACGGTGATGGGGACGACGGACCTGCACGGGAACGTCTTCAACTGGGACTACTTCACGGACAAGGAGTTCGACGACAAGGCGCACAACGACGTCGGTCTGGCGAAGATCTCCACGCTGGTGAACCAGGTGCGGGCGGAGAAGGGGCGGCGCAACACGCTGCTGATCGATGCCGGTGACACGATCCAGGGCACGCAGCTGTCGTACTACTACGCGAAGGTGGATCCGATCACCGCGCGGCGCGGTCCGGTGCACCCGATGGCGCAGGCGATGAACGCGATCGGCTATGACGCGGCGGCGCTGGGGAACCACGAGTTCAATTACGGCATTCCGGTGCTGCGGAAGTTCGAGGAGCAGTGCGACTTCCCGTTGCTGGGGGCGAACGCGCTGGATGCGAAGACGCTGCGGCCGGCGTTCGCGCCGTACAGCATGCACAAGCTGCGCACGCCGTGCGGGCGGGATGTGAAGGTGGCGGTGCTGGGGCTGACGAACCCGGGTATCGCGATCTGGGACAAGGCGAACGTGCAGGGGAAGATGACGTTCCCGGGGCTGGAGGAGCAGGCGGCGAAGTACGTGCCGAAGCTGCGGTCGATGGGCGCGGATGTGGTGATCGTGTCGGCGCATTCCGGTTCGAGCGGTACGTCCTCGTACGGGGACCAGTTGCCGTACATCGAGAACGCTGCGGCGTTGGTGGCGGAGCAGGTGCCGGGGATCGACGCGATCCTGGTGGGGCACGCGCACACGGAGATCCCGGAGTACCGGGTGAAGAACGCGGCGACCGGCAAGGAGGTGGTGCTGTCGGAGCCGCTGAAGTGGGGGCAGCGGCTGACGCTGTTCGACTTCGAGCTGACGTGGGTGAAGGGCCGCTGGTCGGTGGCGAAGGTGTCGGCGAAGGTGCTGAACTCGAACACGGTCGCGGAGGACCAGAAGATCACGCGGCTGCTGTCGGACGAGCACCGCAAGGTCGTGGCGTACGTGAACCAGGTGATCGGTACGTCGACGCAGGCGATGTCGTCGGCGGAGGGGGCGTTCAAGGACGTCGCGATCATCGATCTGATCAACCATGTGCAGGCGGAGACGGTGAAGGGGGCGCTGGCCGGTTCGGAGTGGGCGGCGCTGCCGGTGCTGTCGCAGGCGTCGTGCTTCTCGCGGACGGCGGCGATCCCGGCCGGGCAGGTGACGATCCGGGATGCGGCGGGGCTGTATCCGTTCGAGAACACGATGGAGGCGCGGCTACTGACGGGTGCGCAGGTGAAGGACTACCTGGAGTACTCGGCGCGGTACTTCGTGCGGACGGCGCCGGGTGATGTGGTGGATCCGGCGAAGCTGACGAACTCCGAGGGCATTCCGGACTACAACTACGACGCGGTGTACGGGCTGGCGTATGACATCGACATCGCGCAGCCGGTGGGTTCGCGGATCGTGGGGTTGTCGTTCCAGGGGAAGCCGGTGGATCCGGCGGCGCAGTTCGTGCTGGCGGTGAACAATTACCGGGCTTCGGGTGGCGGGAACTTCCCGCACGTGCCGCAGGCGAAGCAGGTGTGGGCGAACTCGGACGAGATCCGCAACACGATCATCCAGTGGGTGAAGGCGAAGGGGACCATCGATCCGGTGCAGTTCGCGTCGGTGGACTGGCGGCTGACGCGGGGCGGGGCTCCGGTGTTCTAG